A genomic stretch from Malus domestica chromosome 15, GDT2T_hap1 includes:
- the LOC103430843 gene encoding disease resistance protein RPV1-like isoform X2, which translates to MSTEQQNASSSSYRCTYDAFLSFRGTDTRKGFTDHLYSALELAGIHTFRDDDEIERGANIEHELQTAIQESRVSIIVFSKDYASSRWCLNELAIIMERKRTDGHMVMPVFYDVEPSDVRKQMGGFAESFTRHEERFKDKIDKVEEWRRALRDVADLGGMVLRDRYESQFIQDIVEAIGNKLDYMTNRRLRVDPYVIGRGYYVESLNMWLEDGSNDVGVAVIHGMGGIGKTTIAKIAYNQNFYKFQASSFLSDIRETSRQANGFVHLQRNLLSDIQKRKMNKIYNLDEGIVKIKRVVRCKRVLIVLDDVDNSEQFNAILGMRDWFHPGSKIIITTRHEHLLKAHELCVRFKVEGLLLHQSLELFSWHAFGQPHPQEGYMKLSRPIVEHCGGVPLALQVLGSSLYGKTIDVWENALHNLDVISEGKIQKILGISFDSLQDHDKRLFLHIACFFVGKDKDFTTTILDECDFCTEVGLQHLVDRCLVEINVLWKLMMHQLLQDMGRAIIREESPEDPGRRTRLWHKDAFNVLRKLTGTRTIKGLMLNFPSTKSSPILNEVGFETKAFTEMLNLELLLLDNVKLSGSYEDFPKNLIWLSWRGFSLKSIPANFCLENLVVLDLRKSSLQHVWKGTRFLTRLKILNLSHSHGLRTTSDLSGLPNLEKLILKDCINLIYVDESIGNLGKLIFLNLKDCKSLMKLPKRMNMLRSLEELILTGCSKLVLHDSATVIHLHSTSRDMNKLRLLSIISWTPIRYWWMWAWPGKTLQSTRFSLASLPRSLGSLSLSYCNVSEVPNDLCTLSSLKHLNLIGNPILCLPQKMKSLIMLETLLLDNCTNLEIIPELPPRLKRLEAKYCTSLKRLTNLPNLFRSLESLFWGCEHLVEVESMLNIKPLRSAEIEMTRYMGMFNLKSIASTDVEMINYLTFTTRKAPVQVLYECGIYSIFFHGSKIPDGFSFTTRYRSVLSVIAPSHPNPKIRGLNSCVLYAREPGLVIDDYLVSAMHLIKVSNQTKGLMWTYSPVTVGFPTEKEDMLWLSHFRFGNNELDYGDEIRVSVEMHDFRIKEFGIQLVYERERSPSSQNNVVAGDGSMSTSEYQMWTGKYFLSNHRHRTHQAQFRKRQENPAHIEFSFGPERLGHKLFKAQGPLEIIGRGCSADSPSASRNLFWGNKCFSYNVN; encoded by the exons ATGAGCACCGAGCAACAGAATGCTTCTTCGTCCTCTTACCGGTGCACATATGATGCATTCTTGAGTTTCAGAGGCACAGATACACGCAAGGGCTTTACAGATCATCTCTACAGTGCTTTGGAGTTGGCAGGAATCCACACTTTTAGAGAcgatgatgaaattgagagagGAGCAAACATTGAACACGAGCTACAGACAGCAATACAAGAGTCACGAGTATCAATCATTGTTTTCTCCAAGGACTACGCCTCTTCCAGGTGGTGCCTGAATGAACTTGCTATCATCATGGAACGTAAAAGAACAGATGGACACATGGTTATGCCAGTTTTCTATGATGTGGAACCATCAGATGTCAGGAAGCAGATGGGCGGTTTTGCAGAATCATTTACTAGACATGAAGAGCGATTCAAGGACAAGATAGACAAGGTGGAGGAGTGGAGGCGAGCTCTTAGAGATGTTGCAGACTTGGGAGGGATGGTTTTAAGAGACCG GTACGAGTCGCAGTTTATCCAAGACATTGTTGAAGCGATTGGGAATAAACTGGACTACATGACGAATAGGAGATTAAGAGTTGATCCCTATGTGATTGGAAGAGGTTACTATGTGGAAAGCCTAAACATGTGGCTGGAAGATGGATCAAATGATGTTGGAGTAGCTGTCATCCATGGAATGGGTGGAATAGGCAAGACCACCATTGCTAAAATTGCTTATAACCAGAACTTCTATAAATTTCAAGCTAGCAGCTTTCTTTCAGATATTAGGGAAACTTCCAGACAAGCCAATGGTTTTGTTCACTTGCAAAGGAACCTTCTTTCAGATATCCAAAAGAGGAAAATGAACAAAATATACAACCTTGATGAAGGTATAGTAAAGATCAAACGGGTTGTACGTTGCAAAAGAGTTCTTATCGTTCTTGATGACGTGGATAACTCAGAACAGTTCAATGCAATTCTTGGAATGCGAGACTGGTTCCATCCTGGAAGTAAAATTATCATAACAACTAGACATGAACATTTGTTAAAGGCTCATGAACTTTGTGTAAGGTTTAAGGTTGAAGGATTGCTTCTGCATCAATCACTTGAGCTTTTCAGTTGGCATGCCTTTGGACAACCCCATCCTCAAGAAGGTTACATGAAGCTTTCAAGACCCATAGTAGAACATTGTGGAGGGGTTCCATTAGCTCTTCAAGTTCTGGGATCTTCTCTATATGGAAAAACAATTGATGTTTGGGAAAATGCATTACACAACTTAGACGTGATCTCTGAGGGGAAAATTCAAAAGATTCTTGGTATAAGCTTTGATTCTTTACAAGATCATGATAAACGCTTATTCCTGCATATAGCCTGTTTCTTCGTGGGAAAGGACAAGGATTTTACAACTACAATCCTTGACGAATGTGATTTTTGCACAGAGGTTGGACTTCAACATCTTGTTGATAGATGTCTTGTGGAAATTAATGTCTTGTGGAAGTTAATGATGCATCAATTACTTCAAGACATGGGAAGGGCAATAATTCGTGAAGAATCACCTGAGGACCCTGGCAGACGCACTAGACTGTGGCATAAAGATGCATTTAATGTTTTGAGAAAATTAACG GGTACGAGAACCATCAAGGGCCTCATGCTCAACTTTCCCTCAACAAAGTCATCTCCGATATTAAATGAGGTAGGTTTTGAAACAAAGGCATTTACAGAGATGCTCAATCTTGAACTACTTCTGCTTGATAATGTAAAGTTGAGTGGAAGCTATGAAGATTTTCCAAAAAATTTAATATGGCTATCTTGGCGAGGATTCTCTTTAAAATCAATACCAGCCaatttttgtttggaaaatctAGTTGTTCTTGACTTACGGAAGAGCAGTCTGCAACATGTTTGGAAAGGAACCAGG TTTCTTACAAGATTGAAAATTCTTAATCTCAGTCATTCGCATGGCCTTAGGACAACATCTGACTTGTCTGGACTCCCTAACCTTGAGAAACTAATTCTTAAGGATTGCattaatttgatttatgttgatgaatCCATTGGAAACTTGGGGAAACTTATTTTCTTGAATCTAAAAGACTGCAAAAGTCTTATGAAGCTTCCAAAAAGAATGAACATGTTGAGGTCTCTTGAGGAACTTATTCTTACTGGTTGCTCAAAGCTTGTTCTTCATGACAGTGCCACAGTTATTCATTTACACTCTACATCTAGGGATATGAATAAACTTAGACTGTTATCAATTATATCATGGACACCAATCAGGTATTGGTGGATGTGGGCATGGCCGGGAAAGACTCTTCAATCAACGCGTTTCTCTCTGGCAAGTTTACCCCGTTCTTTGGGAAGCTTAAGTTTGTCTTACTGCAACGTGTCAGAGGTTCCCAATGATCTGTGTACACTATCTTCGTTGAAGCATTTGAATCTAATTGGTAACCCAATTTTGTGCCTACCACAAAAAATGAAGAGTCTTATTATGCTCGAGACTCTTTTGTTAGATAATTGCACAAACCTTGAAATCATTCCGGAGCTCCCACCAAGGTTGAAGAGGTTAGAAGCAAAATATTGTAcatcattgaaaagattaacaAATTTACCAAACTTATTCAGATCATTGGAATCACTTTTTTGGGGTTGTGAGCATTTAGTTGAAGTTGAAAGCATGTTGAATATAAAACCGCTAAGAAGCGCTGAAATAGAAATGACAAGATATATGGGCATGTTCAATTTGAAATCCATAGCAAGCACTGATGTCGAAATGATCAACTACTTGACCTTTACAACCAGGAAGGCTCCTGTCCAG GTACTCTATGAATGTGGCATATATAGCATTTTTTTTCATGGAAGCAAGATTCCAGATGGATTTAGCTTCACAACAAGATACAGATCTGTGCTGTCAGTTATTGCACCTTCACATCCTAATCCCAAAATCCGAGGCTTGAATTCATGTGTTTTATATGCAAGAGAACCAGGCTTGGTTATTGATGACTATCTTGTTAGTGCTATGCATTTGATTAAGGTCAGTAATCAGACCAAGGGTCTTATGTGGACCTATTCTCCAGTCACAGTAGGGTTTCCAACTGAGAAGGAAGATATGCTATGGCTAAGCCATTTTCGATTTGGAAACAATGAATTGGATTATGGGGATGAAATACGTGTTTCGGTGGAGATGCATGATTTTCGGATAAAGGAGTTCGGAATCCAGCTTGTGTACGAGCGGGAAAGGTCTCCTTCTAGCCAGAATAATGTTGTTGCTGGAGATGGGTCAATGTCAACATCAGAGTACCAAATGTGGACAGGAAAATACTTTCTCAGTAATCATAGGCACCGTACTCATCAGGCTCAATTCCGAAAGAGACAGGAGAATCCAGCTCATATTGAATTTTCATTTGGGCCAGAGCGTCTAGGTCATAAATTATTCAAGGCTCAAGGACCATTGGAAATAATTGGGAGAGGATGTTCAGCAGATTCCCCATCTGCTTCTCGTAACCTGTTTTGGGGAAATAAATGTTTTAGCTACAATGTTAACTGA
- the LOC103430843 gene encoding disease resistance protein RPV1-like isoform X1 — MSTEQQNASSSSYRCTYDAFLSFRGTDTRKGFTDHLYSALELAGIHTFRDDDEIERGANIEHELQTAIQESRVSIIVFSKDYASSRWCLNELAIIMERKRTDGHMVMPVFYDVEPSDVRKQMGGFAESFTRHEERFKDKIDKVEEWRRALRDVADLGGMVLRDRYESQFIQDIVEAIGNKLDYMTNRRLRVDPYVIGRGYYVESLNMWLEDGSNDVGVAVIHGMGGIGKTTIAKIAYNQNFYKFQASSFLSDIRETSRQANGFVHLQRNLLSDIQKRKMNKIYNLDEGIVKIKRVVRCKRVLIVLDDVDNSEQFNAILGMRDWFHPGSKIIITTRHEHLLKAHELCVRFKVEGLLLHQSLELFSWHAFGQPHPQEGYMKLSRPIVEHCGGVPLALQVLGSSLYGKTIDVWENALHNLDVISEGKIQKILGISFDSLQDHDKRLFLHIACFFVGKDKDFTTTILDECDFCTEVGLQHLVDRCLVEINVLWKLMMHQLLQDMGRAIIREESPEDPGRRTRLWHKDAFNVLRKLTQGTRTIKGLMLNFPSTKSSPILNEVGFETKAFTEMLNLELLLLDNVKLSGSYEDFPKNLIWLSWRGFSLKSIPANFCLENLVVLDLRKSSLQHVWKGTRFLTRLKILNLSHSHGLRTTSDLSGLPNLEKLILKDCINLIYVDESIGNLGKLIFLNLKDCKSLMKLPKRMNMLRSLEELILTGCSKLVLHDSATVIHLHSTSRDMNKLRLLSIISWTPIRYWWMWAWPGKTLQSTRFSLASLPRSLGSLSLSYCNVSEVPNDLCTLSSLKHLNLIGNPILCLPQKMKSLIMLETLLLDNCTNLEIIPELPPRLKRLEAKYCTSLKRLTNLPNLFRSLESLFWGCEHLVEVESMLNIKPLRSAEIEMTRYMGMFNLKSIASTDVEMINYLTFTTRKAPVQVLYECGIYSIFFHGSKIPDGFSFTTRYRSVLSVIAPSHPNPKIRGLNSCVLYAREPGLVIDDYLVSAMHLIKVSNQTKGLMWTYSPVTVGFPTEKEDMLWLSHFRFGNNELDYGDEIRVSVEMHDFRIKEFGIQLVYERERSPSSQNNVVAGDGSMSTSEYQMWTGKYFLSNHRHRTHQAQFRKRQENPAHIEFSFGPERLGHKLFKAQGPLEIIGRGCSADSPSASRNLFWGNKCFSYNVN; from the exons ATGAGCACCGAGCAACAGAATGCTTCTTCGTCCTCTTACCGGTGCACATATGATGCATTCTTGAGTTTCAGAGGCACAGATACACGCAAGGGCTTTACAGATCATCTCTACAGTGCTTTGGAGTTGGCAGGAATCCACACTTTTAGAGAcgatgatgaaattgagagagGAGCAAACATTGAACACGAGCTACAGACAGCAATACAAGAGTCACGAGTATCAATCATTGTTTTCTCCAAGGACTACGCCTCTTCCAGGTGGTGCCTGAATGAACTTGCTATCATCATGGAACGTAAAAGAACAGATGGACACATGGTTATGCCAGTTTTCTATGATGTGGAACCATCAGATGTCAGGAAGCAGATGGGCGGTTTTGCAGAATCATTTACTAGACATGAAGAGCGATTCAAGGACAAGATAGACAAGGTGGAGGAGTGGAGGCGAGCTCTTAGAGATGTTGCAGACTTGGGAGGGATGGTTTTAAGAGACCG GTACGAGTCGCAGTTTATCCAAGACATTGTTGAAGCGATTGGGAATAAACTGGACTACATGACGAATAGGAGATTAAGAGTTGATCCCTATGTGATTGGAAGAGGTTACTATGTGGAAAGCCTAAACATGTGGCTGGAAGATGGATCAAATGATGTTGGAGTAGCTGTCATCCATGGAATGGGTGGAATAGGCAAGACCACCATTGCTAAAATTGCTTATAACCAGAACTTCTATAAATTTCAAGCTAGCAGCTTTCTTTCAGATATTAGGGAAACTTCCAGACAAGCCAATGGTTTTGTTCACTTGCAAAGGAACCTTCTTTCAGATATCCAAAAGAGGAAAATGAACAAAATATACAACCTTGATGAAGGTATAGTAAAGATCAAACGGGTTGTACGTTGCAAAAGAGTTCTTATCGTTCTTGATGACGTGGATAACTCAGAACAGTTCAATGCAATTCTTGGAATGCGAGACTGGTTCCATCCTGGAAGTAAAATTATCATAACAACTAGACATGAACATTTGTTAAAGGCTCATGAACTTTGTGTAAGGTTTAAGGTTGAAGGATTGCTTCTGCATCAATCACTTGAGCTTTTCAGTTGGCATGCCTTTGGACAACCCCATCCTCAAGAAGGTTACATGAAGCTTTCAAGACCCATAGTAGAACATTGTGGAGGGGTTCCATTAGCTCTTCAAGTTCTGGGATCTTCTCTATATGGAAAAACAATTGATGTTTGGGAAAATGCATTACACAACTTAGACGTGATCTCTGAGGGGAAAATTCAAAAGATTCTTGGTATAAGCTTTGATTCTTTACAAGATCATGATAAACGCTTATTCCTGCATATAGCCTGTTTCTTCGTGGGAAAGGACAAGGATTTTACAACTACAATCCTTGACGAATGTGATTTTTGCACAGAGGTTGGACTTCAACATCTTGTTGATAGATGTCTTGTGGAAATTAATGTCTTGTGGAAGTTAATGATGCATCAATTACTTCAAGACATGGGAAGGGCAATAATTCGTGAAGAATCACCTGAGGACCCTGGCAGACGCACTAGACTGTGGCATAAAGATGCATTTAATGTTTTGAGAAAATTAACG CAGGGTACGAGAACCATCAAGGGCCTCATGCTCAACTTTCCCTCAACAAAGTCATCTCCGATATTAAATGAGGTAGGTTTTGAAACAAAGGCATTTACAGAGATGCTCAATCTTGAACTACTTCTGCTTGATAATGTAAAGTTGAGTGGAAGCTATGAAGATTTTCCAAAAAATTTAATATGGCTATCTTGGCGAGGATTCTCTTTAAAATCAATACCAGCCaatttttgtttggaaaatctAGTTGTTCTTGACTTACGGAAGAGCAGTCTGCAACATGTTTGGAAAGGAACCAGG TTTCTTACAAGATTGAAAATTCTTAATCTCAGTCATTCGCATGGCCTTAGGACAACATCTGACTTGTCTGGACTCCCTAACCTTGAGAAACTAATTCTTAAGGATTGCattaatttgatttatgttgatgaatCCATTGGAAACTTGGGGAAACTTATTTTCTTGAATCTAAAAGACTGCAAAAGTCTTATGAAGCTTCCAAAAAGAATGAACATGTTGAGGTCTCTTGAGGAACTTATTCTTACTGGTTGCTCAAAGCTTGTTCTTCATGACAGTGCCACAGTTATTCATTTACACTCTACATCTAGGGATATGAATAAACTTAGACTGTTATCAATTATATCATGGACACCAATCAGGTATTGGTGGATGTGGGCATGGCCGGGAAAGACTCTTCAATCAACGCGTTTCTCTCTGGCAAGTTTACCCCGTTCTTTGGGAAGCTTAAGTTTGTCTTACTGCAACGTGTCAGAGGTTCCCAATGATCTGTGTACACTATCTTCGTTGAAGCATTTGAATCTAATTGGTAACCCAATTTTGTGCCTACCACAAAAAATGAAGAGTCTTATTATGCTCGAGACTCTTTTGTTAGATAATTGCACAAACCTTGAAATCATTCCGGAGCTCCCACCAAGGTTGAAGAGGTTAGAAGCAAAATATTGTAcatcattgaaaagattaacaAATTTACCAAACTTATTCAGATCATTGGAATCACTTTTTTGGGGTTGTGAGCATTTAGTTGAAGTTGAAAGCATGTTGAATATAAAACCGCTAAGAAGCGCTGAAATAGAAATGACAAGATATATGGGCATGTTCAATTTGAAATCCATAGCAAGCACTGATGTCGAAATGATCAACTACTTGACCTTTACAACCAGGAAGGCTCCTGTCCAG GTACTCTATGAATGTGGCATATATAGCATTTTTTTTCATGGAAGCAAGATTCCAGATGGATTTAGCTTCACAACAAGATACAGATCTGTGCTGTCAGTTATTGCACCTTCACATCCTAATCCCAAAATCCGAGGCTTGAATTCATGTGTTTTATATGCAAGAGAACCAGGCTTGGTTATTGATGACTATCTTGTTAGTGCTATGCATTTGATTAAGGTCAGTAATCAGACCAAGGGTCTTATGTGGACCTATTCTCCAGTCACAGTAGGGTTTCCAACTGAGAAGGAAGATATGCTATGGCTAAGCCATTTTCGATTTGGAAACAATGAATTGGATTATGGGGATGAAATACGTGTTTCGGTGGAGATGCATGATTTTCGGATAAAGGAGTTCGGAATCCAGCTTGTGTACGAGCGGGAAAGGTCTCCTTCTAGCCAGAATAATGTTGTTGCTGGAGATGGGTCAATGTCAACATCAGAGTACCAAATGTGGACAGGAAAATACTTTCTCAGTAATCATAGGCACCGTACTCATCAGGCTCAATTCCGAAAGAGACAGGAGAATCCAGCTCATATTGAATTTTCATTTGGGCCAGAGCGTCTAGGTCATAAATTATTCAAGGCTCAAGGACCATTGGAAATAATTGGGAGAGGATGTTCAGCAGATTCCCCATCTGCTTCTCGTAACCTGTTTTGGGGAAATAAATGTTTTAGCTACAATGTTAACTGA